A section of the Caballeronia sp. M1242 genome encodes:
- the der gene encoding ribosome biogenesis GTPase Der: protein MKPVIALVGRPNVGKSTLFNRLTRSRDALVADLPGLTRDRHYGEGRVGGERPYLVVDTGGFEPVAKDGILHEMARQTRQAVEEADVVVFIVDGRNGLAPQDKSIADYLRKTGRPLFLVVNKAEGMKYTAVASDFYELGLGDPRAISAAHGDGVTEMINDALDIAYAGHTEESEEEKAQHGVKIAIVGRPNVGKSTLVNTLIGEERVIAFDMPGTTRDSIYVDFERQGRKYTLIDTAGLRRRGKVFEAIEKFSVVKTLQSISDANVVILLLDAQQDISDQDAHIAGFVVEQGRALVVGVNKWDGLDSHVRERTKADLTRKLKFLDFAKFHYVSALEKTGIGALMKSVDDAYAAAMAKLPTPKLTRALIEAVEFQQPRRRGPVRPKLRYAHQGGQNPPIIVVHGNALDAVTDTYKRYLEGRFRETFGLAGTPLRIEFRSSKNPYADKD from the coding sequence ATGAAACCCGTGATTGCCCTCGTCGGGCGCCCCAATGTGGGGAAATCGACTCTCTTCAACCGGCTGACGCGTTCGCGCGATGCGCTCGTCGCCGACCTGCCCGGCCTGACGCGCGACCGCCATTACGGCGAAGGTCGCGTCGGCGGCGAACGGCCGTATCTCGTCGTGGATACGGGCGGCTTCGAACCGGTGGCGAAAGACGGCATCCTCCATGAAATGGCGCGGCAGACGCGGCAGGCCGTGGAAGAAGCGGACGTCGTCGTGTTCATCGTCGATGGACGCAACGGGCTCGCGCCACAGGACAAGTCCATCGCGGACTATTTGCGCAAGACCGGCCGGCCGCTCTTTCTCGTCGTGAACAAGGCCGAGGGCATGAAGTACACGGCGGTCGCGTCCGACTTCTACGAGCTCGGTCTCGGCGATCCGCGGGCGATCTCGGCCGCGCACGGCGACGGCGTGACCGAGATGATCAACGATGCGCTCGACATCGCTTATGCCGGTCACACGGAAGAAAGCGAGGAAGAAAAGGCGCAGCACGGCGTGAAGATCGCTATCGTCGGGAGACCGAACGTCGGCAAGTCGACGCTCGTGAACACGCTGATCGGCGAGGAGCGCGTGATCGCATTCGACATGCCGGGCACCACGCGCGATTCGATCTATGTTGATTTTGAGCGACAAGGCCGCAAATACACGTTGATCGACACGGCCGGCCTGCGTCGACGCGGCAAGGTGTTCGAGGCGATCGAGAAGTTCTCGGTCGTGAAGACGCTGCAGTCGATCTCGGATGCGAACGTCGTGATCCTGCTGCTCGACGCGCAGCAGGACATCTCGGATCAGGACGCGCATATCGCGGGCTTCGTCGTCGAACAGGGACGCGCGCTCGTGGTGGGCGTGAACAAGTGGGACGGTCTGGATTCGCATGTGCGCGAGCGCACCAAGGCCGATCTCACGCGCAAGCTCAAGTTTTTGGACTTTGCTAAATTTCACTACGTCTCGGCGCTGGAGAAAACCGGCATCGGCGCGCTGATGAAATCGGTCGACGACGCCTACGCCGCCGCGATGGCCAAGCTGCCGACGCCGAAGCTCACGCGCGCGCTGATCGAAGCCGTCGAGTTCCAGCAGCCGCGCCGCCGCGGGCCTGTGCGGCCGAAGCTTCGCTATGCGCACCAGGGCGGTCAGAATCCGCCGATCATCGTCGTGCATGGCAACGCGCTCGATGCGGTCACGGATACCTATAAACGGTATCTGGAAGGGCGCTTTCGAGAAACTTTTGGACTGGCCGGCACTCCATTGCGCATAGAGTTCCGCTCGAGCAAGAACCCTTATGCGGACAAGGACTGA